In Argopecten irradians isolate NY chromosome 11, Ai_NY, whole genome shotgun sequence, one DNA window encodes the following:
- the LOC138335767 gene encoding uncharacterized protein, whose product MILKLYHGYKQSSHSAQDTRMKASWYRSDIDTNVTHRQNGVLGWHPDNQTSIYTNHCFWNKSGTLYQTIYDVNNVKESYPSLNSTAVYGSCRQFNGTLANKTISLRNDPEVQMYRGNTTWTDNMDRKKGWQMTEGQDVSRGVKGQCNVQLTGQDKWNNDNYKESYQYPTYQSQNIDDILQAKGSQDSMSRKRKFPDETEAKHHIGQVTSVPRVDKRALHSKFRVVKKTDESPSPFGNSKVAPMLWRVKLDDNTVVDVNNENGLPTNTKRSKVISTLTPTKINEAAATIGNSKFITLENMKVVRRKLEVVLDVKQEEERQERLRLEAKARAKMNVNVKERMRKDRTHKDRKRHVKIGL is encoded by the exons ATGATACTAAAACTATATCATGGATACAAGCAATCATCACACTCAGCCCAAGACACCAGGATGAAGGCATCGTGGTACCGCAGTGACATTGATACCAATGTCACGCACAGACAGAACGGCGTGTTAGGATGGCACCCGGACAACCAAACTTCAATTTACACAAACCATTGCTTCTGGAACAAATCCGGGACGTTGTATCAAACTATCTATGATGTCAACAACGTCAAAGAATCGTACCCTTCTCTCAATTCGACAGCAGTTTATGGAAGCTGTCGTCAATTCAACGGAACATTGGCAAATAAAACCATTAGTTTGAGAAATGACCCCGAAGTCCAGATGTATCGCGGCAATACAACATGGACAGACAACATGGATAGAAAGAAAGGTTGGCAGATGACAGAGGGACAAGACGTTTCTCGTGGTGTCAAAGGTCAATGTAATGTTCAACTTACAGGACAGGACAAATGGAACAATGATAACTACAAGGAGTCTTACCAATATCCAACTTATCAGTCGCAG aaCATCGATGACATATTACAAGCCAAAGGCTCACAAGATAGCATGTCACGTAAACGTAAGTTCCCTGACGAAACTGAGGCTAAACACCACATCGGCCAGGTGACCAGTGTACCTAGAGTTGATAAGCGCGCCCTCCACAGTAAATTCCGTGTGGTAAAGAAAACAGACGAATCCCCATCGCCTTTTGGAAATTCAAAGGTCGCACCCATGTTATGGCGAGTCAAACTTGACGACAATACCGTTGTTGACGTAAACAACGAGAATGGTTTACCAACAAACACAAAAAGGTCTAAAGTCATCTCGACCTTAACCCCGACAAAGATAAACGAGGCGGCCGCAACTATCGGGAATAGCAAATTCATTACTTTGGAAAACATGAAAGTCGTTCGACGAAAACTGGAGGTTGTGCTCGATGTAAAGCAAGAAGAAGAGAGACAGGAACGACTCAGGTTAGAGGCCAAGGCTAGAGCGAAGATGAACGTCAATGTTAAAGAAAGGATGAGAAAAGACAGGACACACAAAGACCGCAAACGCCACGTAAAGATTGGACTTTAG